Within the bacterium CG_4_10_14_0_2_um_filter_33_32 genome, the region AGAACATTTGATATTACTTACAGCCCAGGCGTGCCAGTTATTTTAAATATTACTATAGCGGCTGATATTGAAAATTATCAGGATACTCTTTTAGAAAGAGGTGCTAGTGGTCAGAGCAGAATCCAGATGACTACAGCCGCCGCATTAAAAGGACAATATTATTAATAAAATGATCAAATCCCAATGGCCAATGAGCAAATAAATAAAAATAGAGTTTTTGATTTAAGCCAAAGAACTAGAGATTTTAGCATTAGACTAATCAAATTTGCTAAAGATTTATCTAGGAATATAATTACTATACCAATAATATCTCAGCTAGTTAGATCGGGGACTTCAATTGGTGCCAACTATTGTGAAGCAGATGAAGCTCAATCTAGAAAAGACTTTATTCATAAAATAAGTATCTGTAAAAAAGAGTCGAAAGAAACCGATTACTGGTTTGATATTTTAAGTGTTACTTTATCAAATCCTAATAATGATCTGAAAATCTTACAAAAAGAAGTTAAGGAATTAAGTT harbors:
- a CDS encoding four helix bundle protein, with amino-acid sequence MNKNRVFDLSQRTRDFSIRLIKFAKDLSRNIITIPIISQLVRSGTSIGANYCEADEAQSRKDFIHKISICKKESKETDYWFDILSVTLSNPNNDLKILQKEVKELSLIFVAIIRKTKENNELK